Genomic segment of Luteitalea sp.:
TGGGTGCAGCGGGGCGATCCAGACGGGTTCGATATCGCCAACGGCTTCCGCTACGGATTCGGCGTTGGCGTCCCCTCGCGAAGTCCCCTCCGGCTCACGGCCGAGTTGGTAGGCGAGGCGCATTCCGATGATGTCATCGTCTCCGACGGCAGCCTCATTGCTGACGATGAGACCACCTCGCCGCTGCTGAGCCAGATCCGGAACCCACTGGACCTGAACGTGGGCCTCACCTACCTCTCCAACAACGGGTTCTTCATCGGTGGCGGGATGAGCTGGGCGCTGGCGCACGACAGTCGCAGCGACCACTTCCCCGACTTCGAAGACCGCACAGGCGACCCCTTGGGGTTCCAGTTCCGCATTGGCTATCACCCAGGCGTACGCGCCTACCAGCCGCCGCCGCCGGCGCCGGAGCCGGTGCCCGAGCCGCCGGCCAATCGGCCACCCACGGCCAAGGCGCGTTGTGAGCCGTGCACCGTAGAGGTCGGCAAGAGCTCGACGGTGACCTGCGACGGGCAAGACCCGGATGGCGATCCGCTGACCTACAAGTGGTCGGCCCCAGCGGGAGACTTTGCCAGCCCTGGGGACCGCCAGTCGCTCTGGACCGCGCCGATGCAAGAGGGGCCGGTGCCGGTCACCTGCACGGTGGATGATGGGAAGGGCGGCACGGCGACCGACACCGTCACGATCCAGGTGGTGAAGCCGACGGTCGAGGAGATCGTCTTCGAAGACGTTCACTTCGACTTCGACCGCTACACGCTGCGGCCAGAGGCCACGCGAATTCTGGACGAAGCTGTGACCGCCATGGAGAAGGATGAGACCCTCCAGCTCGAGATCGAAGGCCACACCTGCAACATCGGCACAGCGGAGTACAACCTGGCGCTGGGCGAACGTCGCGGCCGAGCAGTGAGCAGCTACCTCACCTCGCGCGGCATCGGTGCCGATCGGGTCAAGACAGTGAGCTACGGTGAGGAGCGACCGAAGCATGACAACGCGCGTGAGGAAACGCGTCGACTCAACCGACGCGCTGCCCTCATCGCTCGGCTTACCCAGTAGCGCAGGCTAGCGGGCAACAAAACAAAGGGGTTCCCGGCCAGACGACCGGGAACCCCTTTTTCGAGTACGCGCGCACGCTCTCGGCCCTACGCCCTACCGTTTGATCGGCATCCCCTCCAACGCCACCGTGTCTCCGACCTCGATACCGTGCTGCTTCGCAAAGCCCGCTGCGGTTTCAATGACGTAGATGGAGCTCGACGCGGCAGGGCCAGGCTCATAGATGGGGCAATCGAAATCGCGGTCGCTCTTGTTCCCGCATGGCGGCACGGACTGCCGGATCGCCACGATCCGCCCGTCCGATTCCAACCAGAACATGTCGAGCGGAATGAGCGTATTCTTCATCCAGAACCCATTGGCGCCCGGTTCGGGGAACACAAAGATCATGCCTTCGTCGGGCGCCAGCCCATCGCGGAACATGAGGCCGCGTTGACGCTCCTCTTCCGTGGCGGCCACCTCGAGCGAGACCTGCACGTCGCCGGGAAAAGTCGCGTCCGCGCGCGCCATGCGGAACTGCGGTGCTTCCGCCGCGTTCGTGCACGCCACCAGCGCGGAGCCGGCGATGAGAAGCCATTTCATAGCGACCTCGGATACGGGTACAATGCTGCCCGGACGGTATTCCCCAACAGCCTAACATGCCTGTTTCGGCCCGGAGTTCATCGGCGCCGCTCATCGACGCGTTACTGAAGGGAGACGAGGTTGCGCGCGAGACCGCTGCTGCGCGCCTGGCCATTCGAGGTAACGCCGCCGTT
This window contains:
- a CDS encoding OmpA family protein, producing the protein MRRFKRVGLIALLGLGVATPSVAQQAEPAPQEPTEQPSVQEQPAPEPLASDGTRRATTTFHGDSGLWFVPIAEVLPHGMWSISGYRGNFDRQEGFTDYSQWPVTFGVGVGNRLELFGSFQVVSRVDRDVRPIFVDGNEAGGPVNELPLVPQGWSDNQVGDLYVGGKINFLSQADQRPLALAVRPMIKLPTGDSDSGASSGEADFLIDAIISGEANQTTELSGYVGWVQRGDPDGFDIANGFRYGFGVGVPSRSPLRLTAELVGEAHSDDVIVSDGSLIADDETTSPLLSQIRNPLDLNVGLTYLSNNGFFIGGGMSWALAHDSRSDHFPDFEDRTGDPLGFQFRIGYHPGVRAYQPPPPAPEPVPEPPANRPPTAKARCEPCTVEVGKSSTVTCDGQDPDGDPLTYKWSAPAGDFASPGDRQSLWTAPMQEGPVPVTCTVDDGKGGTATDTVTIQVVKPTVEEIVFEDVHFDFDRYTLRPEATRILDEAVTAMEKDETLQLEIEGHTCNIGTAEYNLALGERRGRAVSSYLTSRGIGADRVKTVSYGEERPKHDNAREETRRLNRRAALIARLTQ
- a CDS encoding DUF192 domain-containing protein; protein product: MKWLLIAGSALVACTNAAEAPQFRMARADATFPGDVQVSLEVAATEEERQRGLMFRDGLAPDEGMIFVFPEPGANGFWMKNTLIPLDMFWLESDGRIVAIRQSVPPCGNKSDRDFDCPIYEPGPAASSSIYVIETAAGFAKQHGIEVGDTVALEGMPIKR